A single genomic interval of Natronolimnobius sp. AArcel1 harbors:
- a CDS encoding aminoglycoside phosphotransferase family protein: MTDSGSEGEDAILERIVEAALEAEVQSVRRPRAGSVADTFLLELSPSDDLPARIVCKRGGASVWTGDVIEPLVCERVRAVTDLPVPAVLAQGSLVGGDQQAATPERWALYEHLEGETPTTTGPLEPAVRCRLVAAAGARLGQLHSVSLAAFGLENGAESTGNTNASTNATSVSVGGLARGPDGDLEVCTPDGWHAIEARESAALYDRLSVPLAGDPDCVPVLTHGDYQPRNLLIASDGSITGILDWGNAHVTHATYALARAEVRFVDLEWIAGRLEPGERDRLRRLFRDGYASKGPLERTTELERQLRRYKWLWVCQSLANYGQIARSARGRTQLWRQCRRLLE, translated from the coding sequence GTGACGGACTCTGGGTCAGAAGGCGAGGATGCTATTCTCGAGCGAATCGTCGAGGCTGCACTCGAGGCCGAAGTGCAGTCAGTGAGACGACCACGAGCGGGTTCAGTCGCAGACACGTTCTTGCTGGAACTCTCACCCAGTGACGACCTCCCGGCTCGCATCGTCTGCAAACGCGGCGGTGCGAGCGTTTGGACTGGCGACGTGATCGAACCGCTCGTCTGTGAGCGCGTCCGTGCGGTGACTGACCTCCCTGTTCCCGCCGTGTTGGCGCAGGGCTCGCTGGTCGGTGGCGATCAGCAGGCAGCCACGCCCGAGCGCTGGGCACTCTACGAGCATCTCGAGGGAGAAACGCCAACGACGACAGGACCCCTCGAGCCTGCAGTTCGATGCCGACTCGTCGCAGCTGCCGGTGCGCGACTCGGGCAGCTTCACAGTGTGTCGCTGGCTGCGTTCGGCCTCGAAAATGGTGCAGAGTCGACCGGAAACACCAATGCGAGCACCAACGCCACCAGCGTCAGCGTTGGCGGCCTCGCCCGCGGACCGGACGGCGACCTCGAGGTGTGTACACCCGACGGCTGGCACGCGATTGAAGCACGGGAGAGCGCCGCGCTGTATGACCGCCTGTCGGTACCGTTGGCTGGCGATCCAGACTGCGTTCCGGTCCTCACGCACGGCGACTACCAGCCACGCAATCTCCTCATCGCGTCTGATGGCTCGATTACCGGCATCCTCGATTGGGGGAATGCACACGTCACGCACGCCACGTACGCACTCGCCCGCGCCGAGGTCCGATTCGTCGACCTCGAGTGGATCGCCGGACGACTCGAGCCAGGTGAGCGTGACCGGCTCCGCCGGCTGTTTCGTGACGGCTACGCGAGCAAGGGGCCACTCGAGCGGACAACCGAACTCGAGCGGCAACTGCGCCGGTACAAATGGCTGTGGGTCTGCCAGTCGCTCGCCAACTACGGACAGATCGCCCGCAGTGCCCGCGGTCGTACACAGTTGTGGCGACAGTGTCGTCGCCTGCTCGAGTGA
- a CDS encoding FkbM family methyltransferase: MAQIPVSSATTAFYVARGLVLRAYHRLTRANYTHGWLVRENDTPAGSFQCYEPLTRHGSDEMLAELDAACGPSDVIYDIGANIGIYALALTVDEPDRHCVAFEPVPKTADRLRANVRLNDLENRIDYRVCGLGDETSEQRFYRSSNPELSSFDRKSAQRWGATVSAVETVSSYRLDDLVAGVGEAVDDLEPPDVLKLDVEGTAPDVLRGARETLETAQPLVFIEIHEDGLKRDVPGETRGVLEEAGYDIIEREGYWRCLPGSL; this comes from the coding sequence ATGGCACAGATTCCCGTTTCGTCGGCGACGACCGCGTTTTACGTTGCCCGCGGGCTCGTTTTGCGGGCCTACCACCGCCTCACGCGGGCGAACTACACACACGGCTGGCTCGTCCGCGAGAACGACACGCCCGCGGGGTCGTTCCAGTGCTACGAGCCGCTCACCCGCCACGGCAGCGACGAAATGCTCGCCGAACTGGACGCCGCCTGTGGCCCGTCGGACGTCATCTACGATATCGGCGCGAACATCGGCATCTACGCGCTGGCACTGACGGTCGACGAACCTGACCGCCACTGTGTCGCGTTCGAGCCAGTACCCAAAACCGCCGACCGGCTGCGGGCGAACGTCCGGCTCAACGACCTCGAGAACCGAATCGACTACCGGGTCTGTGGACTCGGCGACGAAACCAGCGAGCAGCGATTCTATCGCTCGAGCAATCCCGAACTCTCCTCGTTCGACCGCAAGAGCGCCCAGCGTTGGGGTGCAACTGTGTCTGCAGTGGAGACAGTCTCGAGTTATCGACTCGATGATCTCGTCGCCGGCGTCGGCGAGGCCGTCGACGACTTGGAGCCACCCGACGTGCTCAAACTCGACGTCGAAGGCACCGCCCCTGACGTGCTTCGCGGCGCGCGAGAAACGCTCGAGACCGCCCAGCCACTCGTCTTCATCGAAATTCACGAAGACGGACTCAAGCGCGACGTTCCAGGCGAAACGAGGGGGGTGCTCGAGGAGGCAGGCTACGATATTATAGAGCGAGAGGGGTACTGGCGGTGTCTCCCGGGGAGTCTGTGA
- a CDS encoding amidohydrolase — protein MTTLAITGGQVLHPDITVSRADVLLDQDSGEILEIGTDLADDADETLDASDSLVTPGFVNGHSHVAMTLLRGVADDKPLDAWLQEDIWPVEAELTAEDIRAGAELGILEMIKSGTTAFSDMYFEVPDIAAVVEEAGVRAVLGHTAITVGKDDDGAHADLEESLEVAIELDGAAAGRISTTFQPHSLTTVGGEYLEEYVPKAREAGLPIHFHANETTNEVSPIVDEHGVRPLEYAVEKGLLESEDFIAHGVHVDETEIELLAETGASVIHCPASNMKLASGMAPVQKLRDAGVTVGLGTDGAASNNDLSMLDEARDAAMIGKLAADDASAVPAAAVAEMMTQGSADAMGLESGRLEVGAPADLAVIDLETPHLTPRHDLVSHLAYAVAAADVKHTLCDGQVLMRDREVLTLEEEAVREQAQETAESLLSRAE, from the coding sequence ATGACCACGCTTGCGATCACCGGTGGACAGGTACTGCACCCGGATATCACCGTCTCGCGTGCGGACGTGTTGCTCGACCAGGACAGCGGCGAGATTCTCGAGATTGGCACTGATCTGGCCGACGATGCGGACGAGACGCTGGATGCATCGGACTCGCTGGTGACACCCGGCTTCGTCAACGGTCACAGCCACGTCGCGATGACGTTGTTGCGTGGCGTCGCCGACGACAAACCGCTCGATGCGTGGCTCCAGGAGGATATCTGGCCCGTCGAGGCCGAACTGACGGCCGAGGACATCCGCGCGGGAGCCGAACTCGGCATTCTCGAGATGATCAAATCCGGGACGACGGCGTTTTCGGATATGTACTTCGAGGTTCCCGACATCGCCGCTGTCGTCGAGGAAGCCGGCGTTCGCGCCGTTCTCGGCCATACGGCGATCACCGTCGGAAAGGACGACGATGGTGCACACGCGGATCTGGAGGAAAGCCTCGAGGTTGCAATCGAACTCGATGGGGCGGCTGCTGGACGCATTTCGACGACGTTCCAGCCCCACTCGCTGACGACCGTCGGCGGCGAGTATCTCGAGGAGTACGTCCCGAAAGCCCGGGAAGCGGGCCTGCCGATTCACTTCCACGCGAATGAGACCACGAACGAGGTCTCACCAATCGTCGACGAACACGGCGTCCGACCGCTTGAGTACGCCGTCGAGAAGGGCTTACTCGAGTCCGAGGACTTCATCGCGCACGGCGTGCACGTCGATGAGACCGAGATCGAACTGCTTGCCGAAACCGGTGCGAGCGTGATCCACTGTCCGGCCTCGAACATGAAACTCGCAAGCGGGATGGCTCCGGTTCAGAAACTGCGCGATGCGGGCGTAACGGTCGGTCTCGGTACCGACGGCGCGGCCTCGAACAACGACCTCTCGATGCTCGACGAAGCCCGCGACGCAGCGATGATCGGCAAACTTGCGGCTGACGACGCGAGTGCCGTTCCCGCCGCTGCTGTCGCGGAGATGATGACACAGGGCAGCGCCGACGCAATGGGTCTCGAGAGCGGTCGACTCGAGGTCGGTGCACCCGCTGATCTGGCAGTGATCGACCTCGAGACGCCGCATTTGACACCGCGACACGATCTCGTGAGCCACCTCGCGTATGCGGTCGCAGCAGCGGACGTGAAACACACACTCTGTGACGGCCAGGTGCTCATGCGTGACCGAGAGGTGTTGACGCTCGAGGAGGAAGCCGTTCGCGAGCAGGCACAGGAGACGGCCGAGTCGCTGCTGTCGCGTGCGGAGTAA
- a CDS encoding adenosylhomocysteinase yields MSESAYPPISDQLEEFESAQEEGRRKMDWATQHMPILEAVREEFVADQPFEGERIAMAMHVEAKTAVLVETLAEGGAEVAVTGCNPLSTHDDVSAALDTHENITSYAKRGVDDEEYYEAIEAVIAHEPTITVDDGMDLVAAIHEDYPELIDGIIGGAEETTTGVHRLRAMDADGALEYPVFAVNDTPMKRLFDNVHGTGESSLASIAMTTNLSWAGKNVVVAGYGYCGKGVAKKAAGQNANVIVTEVEPRRALEAHMEGYDVLPMSEAAEVGDVFITTTGNRDIIVREHFEAMKDGVLLSNAGHFDIEIDLEALDDLAVDRYEARDGVEAYEMDDGRRLNVIAEGRLVNLAAPISLGHPVEVMDQSFGIQAVCVREMLENGDEYDAGVHDVPDELDKEIAEIKLAAEGVDFDSLTDTQHDYMGSWDHGT; encoded by the coding sequence ATGAGTGAATCTGCGTATCCGCCGATTAGCGATCAACTCGAGGAGTTCGAGTCGGCACAGGAGGAGGGCCGACGAAAAATGGACTGGGCAACCCAGCATATGCCTATTCTCGAGGCCGTGCGCGAGGAGTTCGTCGCAGACCAGCCCTTCGAGGGCGAACGCATTGCAATGGCGATGCACGTCGAAGCGAAGACCGCAGTACTTGTCGAGACGCTTGCAGAGGGTGGCGCGGAAGTCGCCGTCACCGGCTGTAATCCGCTCTCAACGCACGACGACGTGAGCGCGGCACTCGACACGCACGAGAACATCACGAGCTACGCCAAACGCGGCGTCGACGACGAGGAGTACTACGAGGCCATCGAGGCCGTCATCGCCCACGAGCCAACGATCACGGTCGACGACGGCATGGACCTCGTCGCCGCCATCCACGAGGACTACCCCGAACTGATCGACGGCATCATCGGCGGTGCAGAGGAGACCACGACGGGCGTCCACCGCCTGCGCGCGATGGACGCGGACGGCGCACTCGAGTACCCCGTCTTCGCGGTCAACGACACGCCAATGAAGCGCCTGTTCGACAACGTTCACGGCACTGGCGAGTCTTCTCTCGCCTCGATTGCCATGACCACGAACCTCTCGTGGGCCGGCAAGAACGTCGTCGTCGCGGGCTATGGCTACTGTGGCAAGGGCGTCGCAAAGAAGGCCGCTGGCCAGAACGCGAACGTCATCGTCACCGAAGTCGAGCCACGGCGCGCACTCGAGGCCCACATGGAAGGCTACGACGTGCTCCCCATGTCGGAGGCCGCCGAAGTCGGCGATGTGTTCATTACGACGACGGGCAACCGCGACATCATCGTCCGCGAGCACTTCGAGGCGATGAAAGACGGTGTCTTGCTCTCGAACGCGGGCCACTTCGACATCGAAATCGACCTCGAGGCACTCGATGACCTCGCAGTCGACCGCTATGAGGCTCGTGACGGTGTCGAAGCGTACGAGATGGACGATGGCCGCCGACTGAACGTTATTGCGGAAGGTCGCCTCGTCAATCTTGCAGCACCGATTTCGCTTGGCCACCCCGTCGAAGTGATGGACCAGAGCTTCGGGATTCAGGCCGTCTGTGTGCGCGAAATGCTCGAGAACGGCGACGAGTATGACGCTGGCGTCCACGACGTGCCGGACGAACTCGACAAGGAAATCGCGGAGATCAAACTCGCTGCCGAAGGCGTTGACTTCGATTCGCTGACGGATACCCAGCACGACTACATGGGCAGCTGGGACCACGGGACATAG
- a CDS encoding PAS domain-containing protein: MHPRDSSNTNQAATLSADTDPSALCPEVTVLVVAPNQTVPTPLEAALEADSSVDAQTLTSIGSVLQQLERADCLLLVADPPSEENVDVKTETDANTAAEAATTAENTEMPDSSAAVLTRLRNYAPDFPVVAVTVGHDSDAAAKMATAERDQRWTVHVPVTAQDSDSDLERVLQRMADLVEHHRLDGVVGRSLAAVELTQEPLAVVAPDGTFEYVTRRYTMQFGYDRDELQGQPWQTCFHDETVSHLESTAIATVTDGWRWTGHCTGRKKSGDSVPLHVRLGGLEDGSLIFVVTEREQDQNDAVADTDTNSPRENVADESTDTETERD; encoded by the coding sequence ATGCACCCACGTGATTCTTCGAACACCAACCAGGCGGCGACTCTCTCAGCAGACACCGATCCGAGCGCGCTCTGCCCCGAGGTCACCGTCCTCGTAGTCGCGCCGAATCAGACCGTTCCAACGCCACTCGAGGCCGCACTCGAAGCCGACTCGAGTGTCGATGCCCAGACACTCACCTCAATTGGATCGGTGCTCCAACAACTCGAGCGTGCTGACTGTCTGTTGCTGGTCGCCGATCCACCGTCCGAAGAAAATGTCGACGTGAAAACAGAAACAGACGCGAACACAGCGGCTGAGGCGGCTACGACTGCCGAAAACACCGAGATGCCCGACTCGAGCGCAGCCGTGTTGACACGGCTGCGAAACTACGCACCCGATTTTCCAGTCGTTGCGGTCACAGTGGGCCACGACAGTGACGCCGCGGCCAAGATGGCGACGGCCGAACGGGACCAGCGCTGGACCGTCCACGTCCCAGTGACGGCCCAAGACAGCGATAGCGACCTCGAGCGCGTTCTTCAACGGATGGCCGACCTCGTCGAACACCACCGCCTCGATGGGGTCGTCGGCCGGTCGCTAGCTGCCGTTGAACTGACACAGGAACCACTCGCAGTCGTCGCCCCAGACGGCACCTTCGAATACGTCACCCGACGGTATACGATGCAGTTTGGCTACGACCGCGACGAACTCCAGGGCCAGCCCTGGCAGACGTGTTTTCACGACGAAACCGTTTCACACCTCGAATCGACAGCAATCGCGACCGTCACTGACGGCTGGCGGTGGACTGGCCACTGTACCGGCCGCAAGAAATCCGGTGACTCGGTCCCGCTGCACGTCCGTCTTGGCGGCCTCGAGGATGGCAGCCTCATCTTCGTCGTCACCGAGCGTGAACAGGACCAAAACGATGCAGTCGCCGACACGGACACAAATTCCCCACGCGAGAACGTTGCCGATGAGTCCACTGACACCGAGACCGAGCGCGACTAA
- a CDS encoding HalOD1 output domain-containing protein, whose product MTGTTLDYHRDSPSLRIVDALADATDTDPLELDPLYNVIDPEALDQIVNSDCDQIDQLSVQFVYNGHNVQVQGDGSIAVDGTVYDHGDM is encoded by the coding sequence ATGACTGGAACGACACTCGATTACCACCGCGATTCGCCAAGTCTCCGCATCGTCGATGCACTCGCCGACGCCACCGATACCGACCCTCTCGAACTCGACCCACTGTATAACGTCATCGACCCGGAGGCGCTGGATCAGATCGTCAACAGCGATTGCGATCAGATTGACCAACTCAGCGTTCAGTTCGTTTACAACGGGCACAACGTACAGGTCCAGGGCGATGGATCAATCGCCGTCGACGGCACGGTCTACGATCATGGCGATATGTAA